The Mucilaginibacter gracilis genomic interval CAAACATTTCTCCTGGACGTAATTGGCCTGATATATCCGATAATCGGTCAATGGTATCCTGATCAATTCTTGGAAGTTGAATTGTTGATCCAACGAGCTGATGCCCGTTTTTATATTTGTGAATCTGAAAATTTAATGGCATGAATTTTAGGTCACATTTAACAACCAATTAATTGGTATTGTTATATCATCATTTTCGACAAATTTTCCATCTGCTCCTAATTCTACGATATAACCAGAATTATGGATACCGCGATTGAAAAACTGATCAGTGAAACCTTCAGCTTCGAAATCTCCACTTACCACACTGCTCCCGAAAACTTTTACCTCAAGGGTGTCAATATCCGAAATTCTACCGGCGAACATTGGAAATTCATCTTCCAAATATTTTTGAGGGCCATCCTTTGCTTCGTCGACGTGCAATAAATCAAATGCAGTTACCACGATTGCAACCTTTGGTTTTGTATTAGATTTTCGGTTTATATTTTCATCGATAAATCGAAGTAGTTCCATCAAAACAATCTGAGTGGGTATAACTTGCTCTTTGTCATCACCAATACCTATTTTTAATAATTCCTGACTTGTAACCCAATTCAGAGGATTAACGTTGTTTTCAGATTGGACTCTGACAAAAAGTACGGCAGCTGTTGATTTTCGCAGTGCCTTAAGCCATTTTTCTGGGATTTCCAACGTTGAAACTGCGCGCCCCCAAATCTCGCCTAAAATATCGGGAACAATTATATCAGCAATGATACTCTCATCTTTCGTTTTTACACTTACGTGAAATTCACGATTCTTTTCTTCGGGCTCTGTCCTGGGAACGAATTGTCCCTGTAAAAGGTGTTCGGCTATACTTTCAACGTATCTTACATCTCCTGGGGTAGTCGATGCAAGGAGATCATATTTCTGGCTTTGGATGGCAAGCCATAACCGAGCTAAATAGTTTGATTTTCCCGAATCCGGGCCTCCTACCAAAATAATTGATTTTTCTTTCATCGCTTATCTATTATTTTGAAATTGTAATATATGGCGGGTTTCCTCTGAAATGTCCGCATTTGGCCAAAATTCCGAAATTGACGAGTTTCTCATCTTAGGCAGATCGGCAATTAACTCATCGATTCCGGACCCCGGAGGGACATTATCATTGCCTGAAAACGACGCAATTGGCGCAATCTTTATATCAAATCCGCTTGCTAGTGCTTGTAAAGGAGTTAGATACTCTGCTACATTAGCAACTTTGTCGCAGTGGGTAACTACTATGGTGATATCCGGTACCTTACCCTCCAAAAAGGTGCTGATTCTATTTATGAGCAAGCTTAACCTGTGAATAATATATTGTCGGGTGTTTATTTTTTCAATTTCCTCCGCATTAACAGTAATCCAAATTCTGTCCGCCGCCTTTAAAAACCCCAGCCTGTCAGTCCGGTTAGTTTCGATTAGGGTCGTTGTCCACTCACCAGGCAGATCAGTTAACAACAAATCCATTATTCCATTATCCTCAATCTGCTGAAGTCTCAGATGCAAATATCCGGCAATTCGCTCATCTTGTAATTCAGTATGTGCAGTCAGGTGTTCAGGAAGTTTGCCAATATTCCATCTTCTGGCACCCTTACTGATTTCTTCAAATGCCATAACTGATTTTGAATCCAAAAACCGAAACCCTTTCAATTTATCATGGGCAAGCAACAAATACAAACTAACTAAACTTGCTGTTTTTCCGGTGCCCGGTACACCCAGAATACCAATTATTTTGCAATAGCGACCACGGGTTATCTTTTTTGTATCATTAACTGTCAATGAAAGGCTTGACGATAACCGCTCCATTTCCACGGGAGCTGATAAAACAATTTCACCTCGTACACGAACAGTTGACGCAACCAGATCTGCTATAGAAGCCAACCTGTCCGGACAGGTTAGTGCATCGTTGTTTAAAACGCACTGACCAGTTTGCGAATACGTGCATTCCGGCTTTCGGCATATATTATCAAGCTCCTGATCCATTATTCAGCAAACTTATTGATGTTAACTAATGAAACTTCTACCAAAAGCCTGGAGGACCATTCGTTAATTCTCCGTTTGGTCGCAATTCCGGAAACCTCAATAGCACTGGTTATAAAACTGGTTACAGGAAGCATTTTTGGATACTTGGCTGCTTCCCCAGCGTTTAGTTCACGTTGAATATTCGTTAAATATTCTGCTAATTGTTCAAGAATTTCAGAACCGGTAAACTCAGCATTGTTTGCAATAGTTCGGCAAGCGAGATGTGTGTGCGCCAATGCAGGAAACCTTTTTAATAAACTGCCGATTTCTATGCTGCCGATTAAAGCGGATTGGGTATCATTTAGTTTAGTTATTTGCGTTTGACAAATTGCGCTCCAATTTCCCAACACCCACCAAAGAATATCAATTTCTTCACGGTCCAGTTGGGAGTTTATACGTAAGGCATCTATCAATTTGCCGTATGATGCTTCTGTGCTACCAATGTATCCAGCCCAGCTGTTATCGGAAGGAGCAACCAACTCGGGTCTTGTTTTTGTTTCTTTTCTATCCCGAGATGTCTTTGAAATATCGGTTGCAATTTTACTTGCGGTCGCTAATAATTCTTTTCTAAGCAATTCTAATTTTTCCTTATCTGCAATAGGCTGTTGAAATGACAACCCGCTCCAAAGCGCAATTGCCAAAATGTATTCAGGTGACGGCTTTTGCGAATAAGCTTTAACTTTTTCGATATGTTGGAGAGTTGCCAATAAAGTACAGGTGAGTAATTGCAATGATTCATCATCTGCTACAAACGACGTACTGCTTTTTTTCAACGGTGGGACGGCAACGCCACTCACGGTTTCATTTGGTGAACCGGAGTTTTCCAATGCTGTTAAAAGCCCATTCGCAAATTCAAAAATCTCTTTGGATGTTATTTTCTTTTTTATTGTTGCCTCTATTGCATTTATTGCAGTAATTCTTTTAGTCACAAAGTCGTCAGTCGGATTAGCTTCAAAAATTCGAATGTATTTTGGGATGTCTGCCATATTATTGTTGTTGTAAGATTTGGTTAATTTTTTCGTGAATCTGTTGAAGTTTGCCATCTTGAACCAGTTTGTCGAATACAGTTCGTTCAACACTATGCGTAAGCCGGTCTGTCCAATTTTGGGGGATCGCACCGAAATCGATTAAGACTGATAAGCGTTGCGCTCTCGACAAATCCCTAAAATATTTTAACAGGACCAACTGATATTCTTTTTCTTCCAAAACACCTCCTTCTTTGTCGACCATGGAAAATTCCATCGTTGAGGTTTCAAAAACTTTATTTTCTTCGATAGTATCGGGCTCTGAGGCCTTATCAGTGATTTTGACGGGTAACTTTTTAAAGTTAGGGCAATTCAAAACGTAAGTTTCAGAGCCGTTATTAAAATGGATATTATCTGCTGTAAATATTTTATTTTCATCGTCCCAGATACGGCCATGTATTTTCAGGACAAGGGAATCGTTATGTTCCTGCCAGCTAAACTCAAGGACATTATAACAATAGGTATAACCAGGGGTAGATCCGGGGGGAACCGCTGCCCCCGATGCCAACATTAACAGGTCTGCTTCATTATTCACCTTTTCACATTTATGAGAAGGCGTATGTTCATGGCCGGAAATAAATACCCGAGCCCTGCTTTTTATATATCGTTTAGCATCTTCAGAATCTTGAAGCCAATGCAGGGGATGGTGTGCGATCACGACGGTTTCTAACCCTGGTTCTATTGCGATAACCCTTTGCCTTTTCCCTAGTATTAGCCCGCCCTCTTCCGCTTCACTTTTTGAACAGATGAGCGCTGTGTTCACACCTAAAAACTTTATTCGCCTGCCCGGAGCAATTTCTACCTCTCTGTGTTTTTTTATTCTTCCATCATTGTCAAGAGGGCAATCATATCCTTCCGCGAATGCCCTATAGCCCTCAAATTGCTTATATAAAAATTCGCGGTCGTCATCGCTTTGCATATATTTATCTAATGCATCGTCGCCGTTTTTTATTATGTCGTCAATTGTCGTTTGGGTAATCGCGGTAATTTTTCCCCTGTCGACATCATGATTGCCTGGGACTACCTGAACAGCCGTAACCTCACATCCCACAGCCGCAGTAAGCCTATCCAGCCATTTCCCTGCTGCTTCATACTCTTTTGGTTTGCCAGCATAGGCAATGTCACCAGATATTATTACACCGTCGGCTTTACTATTATCTAACCCCATAACGTAATCTCGGGCATCGGATAAAATCTGCTCTTTGACGTCATCATGAATATACAAATCGCCACCTTTCTCCTGGCCGAAATGAATATCAGAAAGATGAATAAATATAAGTGACATCGGTTTGAATTGAAAATACTAAGTTATCAAATATATTAATGATAAATCGGTATTGCAATTTAGTGAAGTTCATTTGGCGCTGCATGTCGCTGACAAACCATCTCCGATGTAATTTTAATTGCGTTTTTTTAATTCATGGATGGCAGCTTGACGATCGAGCTTACGTCTTATACGTTCGATAAAAGTTCAGTTTTTTCCTAAAGTAGTTATTTCCGTATTTGCATATTTCGCCTCGAATTGCGAGACGCGTTAGTAAACTTCACTACGGCAATCATGAAACCGAAGGTGTATGAATATTAAATGAGCAGTATTGAACTGAAAACTGAACTTCATGAGGTCTATTCAAAATTCTTATTTCGCGATTTCTCGTTATCCTCAACTTGCAAGTAATCAATCTTTTACTAAATAGTGTTGCTTGAAGTTTGTATCTTTGAAATAGCAAGAGCAGCTATAGATTTTGTTAACAATATGTTAACAGAAATGAAAAAGCCTGCTACGATTTCTCGTAACAGGCTGGTTTTCAAGTAGCGGGGAGCAGGATCGAACTGCCGACCTTAGGGTTATGAATCCTACGCTCTAACCATCTGAGCTACCCCGCCGGGTTGTTTTTCTTGCTGGAAATTAGCTTTTTACGATTAATGCCGTAATTGGCTTTCTTCTTGCAATTTTTTTGGTTAATGGTGGCACCGTTTCGGTGCCGGAGCGCAAAGGTAAGAAACACCACCGTTATATTATAATCTTTTTGATTTTTGTTCTTCACTACCGGATTTCTTATCTTGAGGATGAAGTGAGATGTTTTGAATACCGGGCGTTTATTGTCCAGAATGCCAAGCCGGAAGCTATATTGACGTCAAAAAATCTAAAGTAGAACACGACTGGCAAACGGGCGTTTTTTAAACGATGGTTTGCTTCACGGTGCAAAAAAAGTATTTATTGGGGAATATCCGTTGAAAATGTTATATTTGGTTAAGTGGTTAAATTTGATTTTTTCTAAATAAATATACATAACAATATGTTTTAGTTTGCTTGCCAGGTATATCGCCTTATCAATATCAAACTGTAGTTTATGAAAGCATACTTGCCTAAATTATTTTGCATACTGATATTGTTGATTGGTATAAAGTTATCCGTTTACGCGCAATTCAATTTTACTGTTCAAAAAATTGATATGCCAAAGCCCTTTAGCCACGCATTCATAAAAAACGTTACGCGAGACGACCAGGGCTTTATCTATTTTACAACAAACCAGGGCATTTGGCGTTTTGATGGCACCGATGTAGAACCCTTTAACCTTCCGGATGCGAACCTGCCCCAGGGCACATTAATGTTCTCCCTTTTTAGCTATCAAAACAATATTTTTTTTAGTTATAAAAGTGATAAGAGCCTGGTTTATTGTTATGATAGGGTTAAACTCAAACTTTATAGCTGCCGCCTCACCAATTTTTCCAGTTACGCAATAAATCCATTTACACACCAAATGATTTTGTTTTCGGCACAAGGCGATGGTTTTTATTTGGACAAAGAACATTTGTTGAAACGCGTATACGACTTAAAGACCTATAAGGGATGGAACAAAAAAATTGGCGCCGAGAAATATTTATTTGACAAAAAGGGGAGGTTTTATATATTTTATCGCACAAACGTGGCCATTGTTGAAAATAAAATGCTCAGGCTTGGTAAGGGCGATTCTGTTTTGGTTAATGGACGCTATGAAGACAGGCCCCGTTATGATAAGAAAAGCTCTTATATAAACGGTGGATTTTATACCTCGAAATACCTTGTTGCTTTATATGCCAAAGGCTTTGTAATTTATGATAAAAATACCCTTAATAAAATATATGATTACCAAGATGAAGAGAAAGACGGTAATACTTTTGTACGCGCCTTCCCGGTAAGGGATAGCATTGTTGTAGTATACAAAGGCAAACCTGGCGGCTTGCAACTAGCCCCTGCACCCGGGGTGTTTAAAGTTTATACAGATATTTGCCCGTATTCGGAGTTAAAACAGGTGTGGGATGATAATTTAACAGGTGGCTATATTGCAAATACCGACGGCCATTTATATTTGCTATCCCCCGGAAACGCGTTGTCTGCCGATACCGCGCTCAGAAATTCGGTCGTTAAATTTTTCCTTGGCAAAAGCATCAGGGGCATTTACAGTAGCAACGGTCAATTTTATATAGGCACCTATCCGTTGCTATATGTTTTTAATAAACAGGGCTCCCAACAAAACAGTTTTATTGCCTATACCATACTGCCCTTTGATAACCATAATTTAATGATTGGGATTGAGGGCGGCCCAGGCTTTGCAACAATGGATACCCAAAATCAATTGGTTAACATGTTGCCTTATTCGGGCAAAGGAAACCTTAACGTTACTAAATTGTACAAATACAACAATGGTTTTATAGCGGGCATGCGTAGTTCATTGTTCAAAGTAAACAAAAATGCCGATGGCCAATGGCAGTATACGCCCTGGGTTAGCGATGTGCGTACAGGTGTTATTAGGGATATTGCATATATTAACAACCATTGGTGGGTAGCAGGCGAAGGGGGCTTGTTTAGGCTGGAGGGTACCAGATTCAAAAAAATATTAATAGATGTGCAAAATGATCTCCCTATTTATGCCATGCTGCCGGTAAAGGATGGCATATTGCTGGCAACATCGGGTAAGGGAATTATTAAAATAAACACCGAAGGGAAAAAACTACAGGAAATTAAATTTAATAACGGTTTAGCCGGCGATTTTGTGTATTCGCTTCTTAAAGTGGATAATTTGCTTTTTGCGGGTACTAATGGCGGGGTAAGTGTTTTTGATATGGGGTTAAATATGCAGGCCTTGCCCTACCCGGATGATGACCAATTTGCCGATTTATACACCCAGGAGTTTAATCATTCGGCTATATTTTATGATGCAGCAAGCAGGCAAGTAATTATGGGGGGCTTGCAAGGGCTTGTGTTTTTAGACGTTGACTATTACAAATCACTCAGGGGCAGTAAAAGCGACAGGGTAATATTATCTTATGTAAAAAAAGGTTCGAATGGGGGATTGCTGCCTCAAATTAACTTGTTTGCCGGCAGTGAAGATCAAATTACTGTTATGCCCAATCAAAATCTGGTTTCGCTTAAGTTTGCAGGCTCATTTAAGCAAAAAGACATGTTGTTTAGGATAAAGGAAATATCCGACGAATGGCGCAAAAGCAAATTATCAGATGAAATTAGTTTATACTCATTGCCGCCCGGCGATTATACTTTGCAAGCAAGGTTTGCGTCAAACACCGACCCAAAGTATTGGCTCATCAAAACTATTATAGTAAGACCAAGTTTTTACCAAACCTGGATATTTAAGGGCATGTTTGTAATAATAGCACTGCTAATAGTTTACCAGATATGGTTGTCGCGGGTGAAAAAAATAAAAAGAGAAATGGAGTTGCGCACCAGCATCGCCAGCGATTTGCACGACGAAATAGGTAGTACATTAACCCGCATATCATTAAGCAGCGAGCTGATGTATGTTAAACAAAAGCCCGATGAGGGCATTATACAACATATATCAAATGACAGTAAAAACGCTATCGCTTCCATATCCGACATTATATGGTCTGTTGATGCCCGTAACGACAATAAGGAAGACCTGATATCGCGGATGCAGGAACACATGCACAACATGCTTGAGGGCGTTGGCGAAGTTAAGTTTGAGATGGTGGGCCTTGAAAAAACAGGCACCTTACCGCAAATTATCAGGCAAAATATTTATCTTATTTTTAAGGAGGCCATTAATAATATTGTTCGGCACAATTATAAGCCGTGCGTTTGGGTAAGCCTCAATAACCAATCATCGGGCATGGTTATAAGTATTAAAAACACTATTGATGCTAAACCAAGATCGGCATACGGAGGGCAAGGCCTAAAAAACATGCAAATGAGGGCAAACAGGATTAAAGCCAGCTTAAACATAACCAATACCGAACAATATTTTTTAGTTACCATTAAAACCCGGCGGTGGTAGCATAATACCCCAAACATGTTATTTTATTGGCTTTTGTTTTTTATAACCTTTGTTTAATGGTGGTGAGCGTTTCAATAATTGAGGATGATGTACAAATAAGAGACAGCATTGTGCAGTTTTTGCAAATGCAGAACGAATTACTTATTGATACCGGCTTTGGCACCGTAAAGGATTTTTTGGAAAGCGGTTTGCCAGCACCCGATGTTTTGCTGCTTGATATTGAATTGCCTGGTATAAGCGGGCTTGAAGGTGCATTCATTATCAAACAAAAATTTCCGGAAATTAATATACTGATGCTTACCGTTTATGAGGACAAGGAGCTCATATTTAAGGCTTTACAGGCTGGCGCAACGGGTTATTTATTAAAAAGTATGCCTTTAGGTAAAATAAAAACATCAATACTTGAAGCTACCGCCGGTGGTGTGCCCATGAGCCCCATAGTTGCAAAAAAAGTGATAGCTTTTTTTGCAAGTAAGCCGCATGTAAATAATAATGAAACCAGCGAAAGTTTAACTAACCGCGAGGTTGAGGTGGCCCAACTGCTAATTAGGGGCGATACTTATAAACAAATTGCATACCAGCTATTTATTTCGCCCGACACGGTGAGGCAGCATATAAAAAATATTTACCGCAAGTTGCAAATTAACAGCCGGGTACAATTAATTAACGAGTTAAACAAAAGGGCAGCCACATAAGCTTAAACAAACCGACACCTGTATTTAGATTTGAACAGCCTGAATATGATTGATTAATACCCCCAGATATTTAAAAATTTTAGTTTAATTGTTTGATTTATAGCCGGTAACCCCGGCTTTTTTTGTGCGCTTTTATTATTTTATATAATAATATACCCCAAAGATGTTATAGCGGCGCTTTTGTGTTACAGGTAGCTTTGGCCAATAACATCAACCTATCCATAAACGTTATGATTAAAAAACAAATATTAACCGATGTAGGCCAGCATGATGAGTGGCTGGGTTCGGGCTATTTCAATTCGTTTCCCGGAAAGAAATTTTCAAATACAATCAAATTGAGGTTACTAAAGTGTAGGGCCATCTTCATTTTAGGCCTTACCTGTTTTTGCTCAAGTGTTGTTTTTGCTCAAGACACCTTTGAACATTCAATGGCACTTAAGTTTGATTCGCTGTTGAATAGCCAAAGTACAGCAAAGCATGCATCGGGTTCAGAGATAGTGCTTTACCCGGACGATGCACCGAGCAGCCTGATGTCGCCAACCGGTTTTGGTGGCAGTGGTACTTATATTTACGGTGGCATAGGCGGCACATACCCGGAATTGTATACCGATAATAAAGCCGATTTAATATTGTTTGGAGGCCTGTCTTTTGGAGACCCCGCAAAAATAGTAAACGTGGCAATTGGGGTAAACGTAACCGATGTACACCGTTTTAGTGATTTCTCGGCCAACTTAAATATCAGCCGCCAATTACCCCGCGGAAGCAGTATCTCAATAGGTACATACCAACTGTTATCAAACCCTAACCAAACAGATTCGGAGGGCAATACTTTTTATTTTGCCTTTGGCCATGCGGTACAATGGGCACGATCAAAAACACCGGGCCTATCGGCATTGAGTTATAGCATAGGCTTTGGCACGGGGCGTTTTTTATACAAGAGCCCAAACGATGTTGATGCCGGGAAAGGAAAATACGGAACGGCTGTTTTTTGCAATGTTTCGTACGAAATTATTCGCCACGTAAACTTAAATGCCGAATGGTATGGCACTAACATGGGCGTATCAGCCGGTATAAGACCGTTTAAAAACCCTCTTTCTATTTGTGTGGGAGTAGATAATTTAACCAAATATTCTGGCGATAAACCGAGTATGGTATTCACCATCGGTTATCCGCTATCGGTAAAAAGGTCAACCGCGAAGTGATTATAATGTATTTGCATACAATAGGTTCCAATTAATTAGAAATATATATGAGAAATATCATCTTTTTTTTATCACTCGCTTTTTTGTTGGCCGGTATAAAACCCGCCGCTGCACAAATTGGGCGTAACAATAATTCTGATTGGAAGGTACCCCCGCCAATTTCTCCGATACCGTTAAAAACTCCGCAGATAGCTGCAAGCGCTTTTATAAAGATGGATCCGCAGGTGTTAACCATTTTACCACCTATACCGCCTGTTGAGCCGTTAAGCGTACCCCATAAATTGGTGGAATCGGAACAATCATCAAGGGAAATGACCGAAGATAAAAAAGCTGAGGTAACGCCAAAAACTCCAACAAACCCATGT includes:
- a CDS encoding metallophosphoesterase; its protein translation is MSLIFIHLSDIHFGQEKGGDLYIHDDVKEQILSDARDYVMGLDNSKADGVIISGDIAYAGKPKEYEAAGKWLDRLTAAVGCEVTAVQVVPGNHDVDRGKITAITQTTIDDIIKNGDDALDKYMQSDDDREFLYKQFEGYRAFAEGYDCPLDNDGRIKKHREVEIAPGRRIKFLGVNTALICSKSEAEEGGLILGKRQRVIAIEPGLETVVIAHHPLHWLQDSEDAKRYIKSRARVFISGHEHTPSHKCEKVNNEADLLMLASGAAVPPGSTPGYTYCYNVLEFSWQEHNDSLVLKIHGRIWDDENKIFTADNIHFNNGSETYVLNCPNFKKLPVKITDKASEPDTIEENKVFETSTMEFSMVDKEGGVLEEKEYQLVLLKYFRDLSRAQRLSVLIDFGAIPQNWTDRLTHSVERTVFDKLVQDGKLQQIHEKINQILQQQ
- a CDS encoding TRAFAC clade GTPase domain-containing protein, giving the protein MDQELDNICRKPECTYSQTGQCVLNNDALTCPDRLASIADLVASTVRVRGEIVLSAPVEMERLSSSLSLTVNDTKKITRGRYCKIIGILGVPGTGKTASLVSLYLLLAHDKLKGFRFLDSKSVMAFEEISKGARRWNIGKLPEHLTAHTELQDERIAGYLHLRLQQIEDNGIMDLLLTDLPGEWTTTLIETNRTDRLGFLKAADRIWITVNAEEIEKINTRQYIIHRLSLLINRISTFLEGKVPDITIVVTHCDKVANVAEYLTPLQALASGFDIKIAPIASFSGNDNVPPGSGIDELIADLPKMRNSSISEFWPNADISEETRHILQFQNNR
- a CDS encoding response regulator transcription factor, whose translation is MVVSVSIIEDDVQIRDSIVQFLQMQNELLIDTGFGTVKDFLESGLPAPDVLLLDIELPGISGLEGAFIIKQKFPEINILMLTVYEDKELIFKALQAGATGYLLKSMPLGKIKTSILEATAGGVPMSPIVAKKVIAFFASKPHVNNNETSESLTNREVEVAQLLIRGDTYKQIAYQLFISPDTVRQHIKNIYRKLQINSRVQLINELNKRAAT
- a CDS encoding TRAFAC clade GTPase domain-containing protein, with translation MKEKSIILVGGPDSGKSNYLARLWLAIQSQKYDLLASTTPGDVRYVESIAEHLLQGQFVPRTEPEEKNREFHVSVKTKDESIIADIIVPDILGEIWGRAVSTLEIPEKWLKALRKSTAAVLFVRVQSENNVNPLNWVTSQELLKIGIGDDKEQVIPTQIVLMELLRFIDENINRKSNTKPKVAIVVTAFDLLHVDEAKDGPQKYLEDEFPMFAGRISDIDTLEVKVFGSSVVSGDFEAEGFTDQFFNRGIHNSGYIVELGADGKFVENDDITIPINWLLNVT
- a CDS encoding GTPase-associated system all-helical protein GASH, yielding MADIPKYIRIFEANPTDDFVTKRITAINAIEATIKKKITSKEIFEFANGLLTALENSGSPNETVSGVAVPPLKKSSTSFVADDESLQLLTCTLLATLQHIEKVKAYSQKPSPEYILAIALWSGLSFQQPIADKEKLELLRKELLATASKIATDISKTSRDRKETKTRPELVAPSDNSWAGYIGSTEASYGKLIDALRINSQLDREEIDILWWVLGNWSAICQTQITKLNDTQSALIGSIEIGSLLKRFPALAHTHLACRTIANNAEFTGSEILEQLAEYLTNIQRELNAGEAAKYPKMLPVTSFITSAIEVSGIATKRRINEWSSRLLVEVSLVNINKFAE
- a CDS encoding sensor histidine kinase, coding for MKAYLPKLFCILILLIGIKLSVYAQFNFTVQKIDMPKPFSHAFIKNVTRDDQGFIYFTTNQGIWRFDGTDVEPFNLPDANLPQGTLMFSLFSYQNNIFFSYKSDKSLVYCYDRVKLKLYSCRLTNFSSYAINPFTHQMILFSAQGDGFYLDKEHLLKRVYDLKTYKGWNKKIGAEKYLFDKKGRFYIFYRTNVAIVENKMLRLGKGDSVLVNGRYEDRPRYDKKSSYINGGFYTSKYLVALYAKGFVIYDKNTLNKIYDYQDEEKDGNTFVRAFPVRDSIVVVYKGKPGGLQLAPAPGVFKVYTDICPYSELKQVWDDNLTGGYIANTDGHLYLLSPGNALSADTALRNSVVKFFLGKSIRGIYSSNGQFYIGTYPLLYVFNKQGSQQNSFIAYTILPFDNHNLMIGIEGGPGFATMDTQNQLVNMLPYSGKGNLNVTKLYKYNNGFIAGMRSSLFKVNKNADGQWQYTPWVSDVRTGVIRDIAYINNHWWVAGEGGLFRLEGTRFKKILIDVQNDLPIYAMLPVKDGILLATSGKGIIKINTEGKKLQEIKFNNGLAGDFVYSLLKVDNLLFAGTNGGVSVFDMGLNMQALPYPDDDQFADLYTQEFNHSAIFYDAASRQVIMGGLQGLVFLDVDYYKSLRGSKSDRVILSYVKKGSNGGLLPQINLFAGSEDQITVMPNQNLVSLKFAGSFKQKDMLFRIKEISDEWRKSKLSDEISLYSLPPGDYTLQARFASNTDPKYWLIKTIIVRPSFYQTWIFKGMFVIIALLIVYQIWLSRVKKIKREMELRTSIASDLHDEIGSTLTRISLSSELMYVKQKPDEGIIQHISNDSKNAIASISDIIWSVDARNDNKEDLISRMQEHMHNMLEGVGEVKFEMVGLEKTGTLPQIIRQNIYLIFKEAINNIVRHNYKPCVWVSLNNQSSGMVISIKNTIDAKPRSAYGGQGLKNMQMRANRIKASLNITNTEQYFLVTIKTRRW